The genomic window TTTGCTACTGAATGCTAAATCACAAAGGGTGGCAAAAGAGTCTACCTTTAAATGGGCTGGCTCAGTGGCTCCTTTTACTGTTTCCTTCTTCAGGGTTTCAATGGTAGGTCGGTTATACACTCTGTCCACTAGCTCTGGGGATGTGTTCAGGTGAGTTGCAACATCAAATTCTTgaactaaaaacatttttttaaaagaatttaagaTTAGTAACGAGAGTTCAGCAAATTTCTCGGGACAGATTCAGCATTTCATCCAAATATGTGGCTTATACTTGCTAGGAGATGCAGAGTACTAGGTCACTTTTTGCCCTATGCAGGTGTGAGGTCCAGCCCAACTGCCCGAGCAAGTGGGACAATCCATCTCCTTCACTGTTCAATAATGAGCCCCAGAGCCTCAGACAAGTCACCATTTCTGAGACAGGATCCCCCTCAAAGAGAAAGGTGTGAAGGAACAACCACACAATTTTAAAGATTTGGGGACAGCCTAAAGATGCTGAAGGGAAGTTCTTTTTCAGTAAATAAAGCCCTAATCTTACCTTCTTTTTTGGTATCAAAAAAGAACACGTGCTTGTTTGATTGCTTCCCCTGAGCGTCCAGCAGGTGGAGCTCCGATTTCATCCTTTCGATTTTctgtggggaggagaaaaaactTAGCCTTCAACAGCGGGCAATGCTTCCTTTGCGTCTCAGcaacaaatattttcttaatatctaaACTCTTCATTCCTATTAATTCTTTTGTAAACAGATAACAACCAGACAATTAGTCCATGGTTTACATTTGTGTCTCTTTAAAACCTTGTCAATTCAAGAAGAATTTAAAGTACTATCCCTCCCCGAACCCGTGGTTAGGTTTGTAATTTTACAAtcattttcctatttttctctcctgtttgctGCATGAGAAAGCCACACAAACAAGAGGAAACTAACCACATagatctcagagtagcagccgtgttagtctgttttcgcaaatagaaaaggagtacttgtggcaccttagagactaacaaatttatttgagcataagttttcgtgagctacagctgaatgcatccgatgaagtgagctgtagctcatgaaagcttatgctcaaataaatttgttagtctctaaggtgccaaaagtcctccttttcttttaaccacaTAGAGGAAAGAACAGAAATGACCATCCTCAAAGTACTGGCAAAGACACAAAGGCTTTTGTTTCTCTAGTCTCATTACAGAGATCTTAGGTGCTAGTGTAACAGCAGATataacattttcagacagaactTGATCTAAATTGACTGCATCCCTTTAAAACTAAACAGTTATTTCAGAATCAATAATTTTCAATTCACACTAAACATCAGAAACGAGGCTAAGCATTTAATGTCTAAAATCTACATAATGTTTTACGATAGTTTATCCAGCATACCATGCACTGTCTAAGCAACGGAGCAGTCTAGGACACAGTTTCAATCAAAGATCCCCATATACAACTGAGCTGTATTGACATTTTCTTCTGTCATTTCTGGTATGACTGAAATCTGACATGATCAAACAAATGCCTATCAGCCAATGGAACAAATGAAGgtaaaaatgtattcattatgAACAAACTGGACGATAATGAGAGGATCAGTAAAGACTATTACCTTAGCCTCTGCCACTCTTTTCATTTCTATATATTTGAGATCCTGTGTCCTCATCACCTTCAGCTGTTCCTGGGTCACCTCTTCCTTTGGCTGCTTAATTACATGAACTCCATCCTAAAAGCAAACAAAGTACATTAACTGCAGAGATGAACACGCTCCTAaaagtaaggccttgtctacaccagtggttctcaaagccggtccaccgcttgttcagggaaactcctggcgggccgggccggtttgtttacctgccgcatccgcaggttcagccgattgcaacTCCCACTgcccgcggttcactgctccaggccaatgggggctgtgggaagcggcacggaccgagggatgtgctggccgctcttcctgcagcccccgttggcctggagcaggaaccatggccagtgagagccgcaatcggccaaacctgcggacgcagcagataaacaaactagcccagcccgccaggggctttccctgaacaagtggcggaccggctttgagaaccactggtctacactacaaagttttctCAGCAAGAGTTATGCCGctttaattaaagcactttaattaaaaccgctgttgcatgtccatactagttccttgtgtcagcagagtgcatccatactaacagctcttgcatcgacagagagagaaatgcactgtggtagctatcccactgtgcaactggctgcagggtgctttgggaagggcttgaAATGCCTCATGAGGCAGGTatagcatcacatgatgcaggtttctcaatcccatcattcaAGGGGCATCCTAATAGATTGTCAGTGGCTTTTCAACTGGATcgtgtgatgggggggggggggggggaagcaggctcaCTGACCTATcctgaagcagggggagggaacccaacccccccgccctctCTCCCTTGCCAGCCTCCAGCTTTGCTCAGCACAGCCTGCAGTTGTGATTCCCTCCAAGTTTTCCGACAGCCTCCAtagcttctgggagcggcatccCGGGCAGCTCTGCGAGCTCTCTGTGCTGAAGAATGTCAAAGcagtcccccacccccgcccagccgcagtctgcctgctgctgtgtacCTAGCGCAGGGCAGAACAAAAGGCGCATCCCAACGATTTGCTCTTTGCGCACTCAGCTGTAAGATACTTTCcagaggggaggggcacatgcctgcaGATCAAACCAGCGAGCAGAGCGATCACGGCAGGCATCGTGGGATGCTGGCGGAAGCCAGTTCCGTCGACAAAACAAACAGCGTGTCTACACTGACGCTTTGCTGCTTTAACTTTACAGCAAAAGGCTTTATGCAGCTTGTTGAGGtggttttgtcagcaaaacagcagagttttgccgccaaaagtagctttgtagtgtgtacacctcccctgttttgccgacaaaagctgccttttgccaatAAAACTTtgtagtggagacaaggcctaaGCTACTAGGGCAGAGGAAGAGCCTTTCAATGCCTTACTCTTCTAATAAAGACTCCAGAGGGTAAAATGAGCATCTCCCCTGATATCAGGGGCAGGCCACTCTACAGCCAGCCACAGTGGGTACCAGGCTATTTAATCatatataataattttttttatggggctgggggggaagagaggcagaAGAAACCCAGACATTCATTACTCAAAGCAGAATAAGGCCACCCTGTCTGAATACAACAAACCAGATTCTCACCTGGAGGTGCACACgggtcattttaaaataaaactcatcAGGATTTTTCTCCAGGGCCTTCTTGCGAAGTGCTTTGAGCACATTCTGCTTCTTGTGATAGTCACTGAAAAACAAGACAATATGTTTGACACCACCTGCATTCAGGTGGGCACACCCATCAAATGAAACGCTCAATACTCAATAATGATGCTAAATCCTCCAGAGCCTTGCAGCTTTGCAGCAGCACAAAAGACATTTAAATAGAAGGAGAAATCCACAGACCATTTATCCACTGGATTTATTCCTTTCTCCAAGCCGCCAGCATGATCCTCTCCAGGTGTTCAGGGCGAAAGTCCCAGCTGCGGCTCACTCATCCCGCCCGCCGGTCCCAGGGAGAGCAGAGCCCACAGACCGGCAAGCAGCTCAGCCACGAACGCCACCGAGGAAAgggggttgggtttgtttttaaggTGGGTGGTCGTCACTATCAGAGGGGGCTCCGCTCTCTTAGATCTCAACACCAGACACGCCAGCGTTCGCACGGAACCTGCCAGCCCCAGGAGGACCCCGGAGGAGTAAAGCCAAGCCCCCGCCGAGCCGGCCGCGGGCGCAGGGCCCCAGGGAAGTCGGGGGCGGCAGGAAACCCCGAACAAGGCGACTCTGCTCAGGCTGCACCGCGCACTGACGGCGGGGCCGGGGTCAGCTCCCGgggaccccccgccccgggacccccgccccgccccggggaccccccgccctgccccgccccgcgccccccggggaccccggcccgggacccccgccccccccccggggaccctCCCGCCGTGccgtgccccgccccccccggggaccccggcccgggacccccgcccccgccccggggaCCCTCCCGCcgtgccccgccccgcccccccggggacCCCGGCCCGAGCCGGGCGCGGCGGGACTCACTCGGCGCGGCGCTTGTAATCCTCCTTCTTCTCCAGCAGGCCCAGCTGCCTGCGGGACCGGGGCTGGAAAAGCGAAGCGAGACACGGGGCTGAGCGAGGCGCTGCCGGCGGGGCCCCGGGGGAGGCTCCCGGGTAGAAGGGACGCGGGGGGGCGGCGGCCCTGCCTCGCGCGCGGcggtctcggggggggggggggagcggcccTGCCTCGCGCGCggcgggctcgggggggggggcggccctgCCTCGCGCGCggcgggctcggggggggggggggggcggcggccctGCCTCGCGCGCggcgggctcggggggggggggggggcggcggccctGCCTCGCGCGCggcgggctcgggggggggggggggggggggggcggcggccctGCCTCGCGCGCggcgggctcggggggggggggcggcggccctGCCTCGCGCGCggcgggctcggggggggggcggcggccctGCCTCGCGCGCggcgggctcggggggggggcggcggccctGCCTCGCGCGCggcgggctcggggggggggcggcggccctGCCTCGCGCGCggcgggctcggggggggggcggcggccctGCCTCGCGCGCggcgggctcggggggggggcggcggccctGCCTCGCGCGCggcgggctcggggggggggcggcggccctGCCTCGCGCGCggcgggctcggggggggggcggcggccctGCCTCGCGCGCggcgggctcggggggggggcggcggccctGCCTCGCGCGCggcgggctcggggggggggcggcggccctGCCTCGCGCGCggcgggctcggggggggggcggcggccctGCCTCGCGCGCggcgggctcgggggggggggcggcggccctGCCTCGCGCGCggcgggctcggggggggggcggcggccctGCCTCGCGCGCggcgggctcgggggggggggggggggggggggcggcggccctGCCTCGCGCGCGGcgggctcgggggagggggggggggggggcggcggccctGCCTCGCGCGCGGCGggctcgggggaggagggggggggggggcggcggccctGCCTCGCGCGCGGCGggctcgggggaggaggggggggggggcggcggccctGCCTCGCGCGCGGCGggctcgggggaggagggggggggggcggcggccctGCCTCGCGCGCGGCGggctcgggggaggagggggggggcggcggccctGCCTCgcgcgcgggggggggcgggctctggggggggggggggggggcggcggccctGCCTCGCGCGCggcgggctctgggggggggggcggcggccctGCCTCGCGCGCggcgggctcgggggggggggcacgggcgCCTCACAAGGGCCCGACGCGGCGTCTCGCGGCCTCACCTGTCCCCGCTCCCGGTGCTGCCGCTGCCCGGCCTTGGCCGCTTTCCTGAAGGCGGCCGCCATGGCGCAGGCCGCGGAGCTGCGGGGCTCGGCCGGATCGGGCTGGGGCcggcgccgctcccggaagcgccCGCAGCATCCGGGGAAGAGAGGCGCCCGCTGCGCCCCCGCGGCTTCCACCGGGCCCCAGCCCCGGCGCGGGCTCCCGGAAAACGTCAGCTGAGGCGCGGGGGTCCGGGGTCAGGGGGTGCAGAGATGCCCAGAGGCCAGGGGTCACGGGGTGCAGAGGTGCCCGGGGGTCGGGGGGTCAGGGGGTGCAGAGGTGCACAGGGGTCAGGGGGTGCAGAGGTGCCCGGGGGTCAGGGGTGACGGGGAGCATGGATATCAGGGGGTCAGAGGCTCCAGGGACACCTGCGGGTCAGGGGTCACAGGGAACAGAGACTCCCAGGAGTCAGGGGGTTACTGGGGTCAGAGGCTCAAGGGCAGCATAGTTGAGGGGGGTAAAAGGGATCACAGGGCTCAAATGCCCTTTGCCTTCCTGTCCTGTCTCACTGGACTGGGGTGGCCttggctccctccccccacatccagcCCCCTTGCGTGCTCTGCTCCTCGATCTAGCGGAGAAAGGTACACCACCATCTAAATGCTGGGAGTTggagctagacaaactcagactggaaagaagTGTACATTTGTAACACTGAGTAAGTAACCATGGGAACAACTTCCCCAGGGTCATGggggagtctccatcactgatcatttttaaatcaagattgggtgttctCCTAAAATATCTTCCctaggaatattttggggaagttccatggcctgtacTATAAAGGAAGTCAGGCTAGGTGATcacaatcatagaatcctagaatatcaggcgtggaagggacgtcaggaggtcatctagtccaaccccctgctcaaagcaggaccaatccccaactaagtcatcccagccagggctttgtcaagcctgaccttaaaaacttctaaggaaggagactcctccacctccctaggtaacccattccagtgcttcaccaccctcctagtgaaaaagtttttcctaatatccaacctaaacctcccccactgcaacttgagatcattactccttgttctgtcatcaggtacaactgagaacagtctagagccatcctctttggaaccccctttcaggtagttgaaagcagctatcaaatcccccctcattcttctcttctgcagactaaacactcccaattccctcagcctctcctcccccctaATAATTTAAGCACAGTTGGCCCatcaggccttggaatctatgaaactggGCAGGGGTGTTAAAGCCAGGCTGGGTGCAGATCCACAGAGTTCAGCGGGAGAGCCATCCCTGTCTACActgttaagtatcagaggggtagccgtgttcgtctgtgtccacaaaaacaacgaggagtccagtggcaccttaaaggctaacagattgatttgggcataagatttcgtggggaaaaaacccacttcttcagatgcatggagtgaaaattacagatgcaggcgtAAATATGCTGAtccatgaagagaagggagataccttacaagtggagaaccagtgttgacagggccagttcaatcagggtggatgtggtccattcccaataattgatgaggaggcgTCAAttccaagagagggaaaattgcttttgcagtgagccagccactcccagtcactattcaagcccaaattaacaGTGTTAAATtggcaaatgaattgtagctctgcagtttctctttgaagtctgtttttgaagtttttttgttgaagtatggctacttttaaatgtTAGAGAATGTCCatgaagattgaagtgttctcctactggcttttttatgttaccattcctgatgtctgatttgtgtccatttattcttttacgtagagactgtctggtttggccagtgtacatggcagaggggcattgctgacacatgatggcatggatcacattagtagatgtaaaaagaaaaggagtacttgtggcaccttagagactaaccaatttatttgagcataagctttcgtgagctacagctcacttcatcggatgcatactgtggaaagtatagaagatcttttatacatacaaagcatgaaaaaatggatgtttaccactacaaaaggttttctctccccccaccccgctctcctgctggtaatagcttatctaaagtgatcactctccttacaatgtgtatgataatcaagttgggccatttccttttgtagtggtaaacacccattttttcatgctttgtgtgtataaaagatcgtctgtacttttcacagtatgcatccgatgaagtgagctgtagctcacgaaagctcatgctcaaataaattggttagtctctaaggtgccacaagtcctccttttctttttgcgaatacagactaacacagctgttactctgaaacctgtcattagcagatgtgcaggtgaatgagctcctgatggtgtggctcatgtggttgggtcctctgatggtgtcgctagagtagatatggggacagagtaggcaacggggtttgttacagggggATTGGACCACTGTTGTGGTCACCACTTTCACAAAATTATGATGAATCTTGAAcaatgtcttgtgaggtatcactggaaaagtCATAATCTGTTACATGCATTTCAACAGGAATGTGACTCATCGTTGTGTGTGAAGTGATGAGATTTTGCTATAGatttgttactgaaacatgttgtaagTCTGGGAAACATCCACAGACTAGTTCCTTAGAAATAAGGGATTGTGAACACAACCCTTACATGTCAAGCCTCACGTAAATGAAGGATGTAAGCAAGAATTTGCAATTAATCTGAAGGACTGAATGCAGGGCATGACACAGCAAGGATTTTTCCAGCACTGGGaggagagtataaaataagggacaatgACATCACCaggccacctctcctcctccccatattgAAGGTAACAAGATTGTTTGGAAGACATAGAAACATTTGAACTGGGTGGGAGTGGTCCTAACTGGAAAAACTTTCCAGTTGGCACAGACTGCTATAGGGTTTTGGGTAAGAGAAACCTTATCACTTCAAATTTGATTTagcttggtaaagtttaggaattgGACTGCAAttgtatcttttatttctttttgtaatcAGTTCTGATTTTCTATGCCtataccacttataatcactaaaatctgtctttctgtagttaataaacttattttaatgttttagctAAGCCTGTGTGTTTTTGACAGAATTTTGGGGAATCtactcaggttacaaaggctggtgtatattcatatcctttgatgaaatgacaaactaattaatgagcttacGCTGATGAAGGGGGTCTTGAGCAAGGTAAGACTCagatttctggggtgcaaggctggcaCTATGGATAGGCAGGTGTTGCCCCATTTGTAATTCAAAAGTGGCTAGGCATAGCATTCTGGTGTATGTCTTGGGgggtgacttgcatgctggaggctggggTGAGTGGGCACAGTGGCAGCTCACACAGCAAAACAGGGCATAGTGCACACCagactggagagttaagggggcacagcaatTCCACAGTCCAAAATATACTCTGGGGCATGTCACACTCAGTCAATAGGCTTTCTGCAATATTGCCAGTGCCAAAAGGGTCCCCAATGTCacaagactggcttaaaaatcattaggtttttttaaaggtGGCATCTTTTTATTTGGCATCTGGTTTTTAATCTGTAGGTCACACTGGGAGTCACATTTGCAAGCTCTTCTCCTCAACCATGAGGGCTGGCAACTTAATTGTTTCTCTTAATCCTAGCTGAGATTCTCAAGTACATAGTCACTTATCTCCAAGAACTGGGACTTTAagtaaaatatcaaatattgtgagacttgtaaTAACATTGTGAGAATGGGTAACACTGTTTCTGTGACCTAATAGGGCTTTTCATTTCAACTTCTGTGGTTCATTGTGGAGTTATTTTTATTATCTCACATATGAAAAGCTCTGGGCACGACTGGTTCATTTCAGCTCCTTCACAGCCAAACCTGGTGGCAGGGACTGTTTAAATTTCTCAGCCTTTTCCTTGTCTGTGATGACCAGAGTGTAGAAATACCGGCTGCAACGCACCTTAAATTTCACATTGTCTGGGAGGCTTGCAAACTCCCCAATCCTGAGTTCAACATAACGACACAACAGCCTGATGCAAGCCCCTTCACAGTGAAATGGAGGTAGGGAATACAGAAGATTTTGCAGCATGTTAGGGTATTTgtcatctgaaaaaaatcaaacaaatggatttttgttttgttacagtgACAATGCCTCTCTAAATTAATACTATTAATTATGTTAATCTG from Chelonia mydas isolate rCheMyd1 chromosome 19, rCheMyd1.pri.v2, whole genome shotgun sequence includes these protein-coding regions:
- the UTP11 gene encoding probable U3 small nucleolar RNA-associated protein 11 produces the protein MAAAFRKAAKAGQRQHRERGQPRSRRQLGLLEKKEDYKRRADDYHKKQNVLKALRKKALEKNPDEFYFKMTRVHLQDGVHVIKQPKEEVTQEQLKVMRTQDLKYIEMKRVAEAKKIERMKSELHLLDAQGKQSNKHVFFFDTKKEVQEFDVATHLNTSPELVDRVYNRPTIETLKKETVKGATEPAHLKKLAQQRKHQYSLLKQRIEREKKMFIIAQKIQARKDLLDKTYKVKVKKETINSPAVYKFKFQRKR